A window of Ooceraea biroi isolate clonal line C1 chromosome 9, Obir_v5.4, whole genome shotgun sequence genomic DNA:
ACCTGACATCTGCAGTTCCTGTGTACCGATCTCTGTTATTAAGGAATTGATAACTATctgaaagtaataaaacaattgaGAATAAGAAGCTTTGCACATACATAGCTATATACATTTTGAATTTcacgaatattttaaaaaatccaCTAAAAGAAGCTGTGTAATTCCAATTAAATCAATCAATTTGTAAATTCTATTACACCAATTCCAAATTACAGAATTCGCGTTAAATCTGTAACTGCtctattatatttctcttaactgttgtaaaataattaatttcttgacaaagtttttattaattagccctttttatcaataaaatcgcttactataaattattacatgtatgaattattaaacttcGAGTCATACCTGAGCGATGTGTGAATTTCGGCTATTCATGTTCCATGTAACAGCACACCTTAGTAACGCCTCTTTGCGAACTGGTTTCAATTCCTTTATTATTTCTACGAAATTATCGTTTCCCCTCTTTAGTATAGCTgtcagaataaaaataaaaattaatactatGGCGTTGATGatgatattgttattttcaaCTTGAGCAATCGTACCTTCTACAATCTTGAGGACTTGTAGCGGCCGCTCCAATTTTAGAGCCAATCGTAACGCGGCCTGAAGCTCATCAGCTTTCAGTAAATTGGCCAGTTTTTGCTCTTCGAGCGCAAGCTGCTCCTTTTCCAATGTGATCCgtgcttttctctcttccgttACGTCTTTCCAGATTATTAACAATGAATCGCTACCACCACTGATGATATGTTGTTGATCCTTGGTAACTACACAAACATACGTATGTATTTGTTATACAACCGTTTTCATTGGTATGCTTGACATCATCGATTTCAATGACAAGATAGTTTTAGAAGGATAACGGACTCACCTGCAAGCGCCCAAACGTGACTTTCGTGTTGGTCCAAAGTGGACATGCACTCGGACGTTTTAATGTTCCACAATTTTAGGAGACCATCTCCGCCCGACGTGATCAGCTGCATGCCACCAGACAGAAATTCTCCTCTTAGAACAGAGGACTCGTGCCCTTCGAACGTCTGCGACAATAACggagattaataaaaaaatctctattaagaaataatttttaacagagATATTATCCTGTTTACGTACCTTCAGACAGTTGAGTTCCGTCACGGACCACAGTCTCAACGTGCAATCGGCGGACGTCGTTAAGAGCACTTGATCGACCGGCGAGAACCGCACGCACCACACGCCTCTCCGATGACCGCGTAACGTACCGTGTAATTGCAAATTATCGGCACGCCACAACTATAGATATATCAATCGTGTTATAAAAcgtaattttacaattatttatatatgaagAAGCAAGTTTATTTGATGCGATACCATAGCAGTCTTGTCCTGTGATGCCGTGGCGATAAAGTTATCGCGCGGTGAAATGGTCACGCAATTTATCTCTTGTTCATGGGCCGCTGTTACGTGCGTCGAGTTTAACGGTAACTTTTGATCTGCAAACGTCGAGTTGTTAGTATCACATatcattgttattttatttaaggaATCACACTTTTCGAACTTACCGCATGACTCGAGGTCGTCCGACAGTTCCCACAACTTCAGGCACGAATCTTGAGCGACGGTGGCAAAGAATTTGGTCGACATTTGAGATATAGCAACAGAACTGATAGGTGCTGTGTGTCGAACAGCATGTCCGATGCAAGACATTCCTGATGTTTTCTTGTCCAGCAGCCATACGCGAACACTGTTGTcctacaaataaaaattatgtgttACGAAAGTatgaattatcattttatctcccataaatatatctttatgtttataataatttacattaatacatCACACACAAacgataattacattaataaataagtacCTTGGATGAAGACACGAGCAGATTTACATTCGCTGGGCTCGTCGCGAGAGCCAGAACGCTATCGGTATGGCCGCACAACAACTGACAATTCATAGTGGCGATTTCGTAAAGTTTTATGTCGCAACTGTTGGTCGCAAGTGCGATGTGACTGTCGTTAGCTCCCAGATACGCAACGTCCAAAATCTCGTCACTGTAACCCACCAACTGCCACGAATACCAGTTAGCATCTACGTAACGATATTTCATAATCCATGCGAAATTATTCTTGCATGTACCAACCTGCTTTCTGCACTCGAACAACTCTAATGAATAAATGATGATGTTGTGATCGACGGATACCACCGCAAAGGCGTTATGGGTGCTGTTGTAGAGTAAATATGTGATCGATAAACTTCCCTCTTCTTTAGCCGGTGGAACCAAGGAGTTGTCTTGCTCGTAGATCTGCCTGCCTGTCTTCATTTCCCAGATTTTGACGGTACCTGAAAAATTCGTACGTTAAATCACGCGTCCTTACGCTACGTAGGAATCTCGATGATATCGCGATTCAGTTGTATCCACATACCTTTCTCACCAGCCGAGGCAACGTATACACCATCCTTTTTACGAACATTGACAAACGCTGgtaaattattaacagatatCATGAACGCTCCTTCTATTCCTTCGTAGACTGGCAGAACGCGTACCGATGTTCCAGATGGGATGTCCCACAAGATCAGTACTCTGTCTCTCCCCGAACTTTGCATATACGTAATTATTAGCTTTGTAATCTTACTTAACATTCCAGattaataatagatttatatatatataaaataattcaattacaaaataatatgtcaaaaaatttatatatgaagAATTGAAAATACGATACtacatgaaaaagaaaaaaaggttttaaaaaaagtttttcatCTCACCTAATCAAGTAATTTCCATTTTCGTGAAAGTTAAGCGATGTAACTTTACTAAAGTGTCCAGAGAGAGTAACTTTTTCTTGGCCAGTAACGGTATCCCAACCATGAATCTTTGTGTCATCGCCAGCACCAAAAATAAGTTTCTTCTCAGTATCTGGATGAAATTTCAATGTActgtaaataaaagtaaaaatattagagGCAGCTTCAATTAATATCTTGAGATAAAACGTCTTagcttataaataattacctaaTTACTCCTTGCACTCCTTTGAGATTATGTGTGCAAGCGTGATGCTGCAAGTTCCATAACCTGATAGAACCATCACTGCCACCAGATGCCAGTAAATTTCCTGAATGAACTATTTGAACTACAGGTCCTTTATGGATcgatttccataattttgtcAATTTATTAGCTACAATAGGTATAAACAAGAAGATAAAGatgagaatataaataattataaatgttatattcagactaaaaaatatattcactatacatcaattataaatttatgattaaaaatGCAAACAATCACCTTTCCAATCCCATGATTTGAATAATCCACTTTTGTGATGGGAGATTATATTGTCATCGTCAATAAgagtaaaacaatttattgtaTCCGTTTCTACGTTACTATCCACTTCACCTAACGATGATATTACAGAGCCTTTGCTTAGCGATAGTACAGAGACAGTATTATTTCTTTGACAGAATAAGTATTCTCCGTCTGCACTCCACTGTAATGAAAAGATATTGTATAACATGCTCAAGGAAAGCAAGTGAACATGATGTGATTAAAAACTAACCTGTATATCTCCACCGGTATAAAACGCTCCATGTTTGCTTTCTACTTCGAAACTGCaaatatgtaacatatattttattaaatataaaataaatataattataaaaatatgtaattgtgaatataactattatactATCaacgaaaattgaaatacgaataagattataatatagtagtataaaataatatttacgcTTCTTTGAGATTAACTCTGCTCATTGTTATATCTGAtattcagagagagagaataaatttattgttttaaataaatcggGATCTATTTATCAGTCACTTATGAAAAGCTAAACCACGCGCGACGGTAAACACGTGCGTCTGCAAATGGATGCAAGCAGAAAACCTAAACCAACCTAAACACTAGTGACTCTTATAGAAATGACGCATGTCAAAATGACCAAATTCACTAGGCTGTGGCCAATAAGGATTTCTTAGTAAGTTTAGTCGCTTCTGTAATTCTCACTACGCAATGcactataaaatatgtacaaacaCTTGAACCTCGTGTTTGAAATTCACTGAAAAAATGtagaatctttttatattttcacatttttacattaatttttcccAGCAATAGCTGTATACATACTCCGGTCTAAAGTCTAAagttcaaattttattacatatttaatgactcttaaataagaaattattagacaaatatttgttaaataacaaatattcaaACGTTTACGGTAATCTCTATCACTCAAAAGTTTCTCGACCATGCCTTTGCGCCACCCTTCGAGCGGCCTATTTCGACTCGAAACTTCACTGCATCCCTGTCCTTCCTTCACTTCCTCCATCTCCTTCGCTCGCTTTCCCCCCACTCCTGGTCAAACGTCGCTCGCAACGGCGGCCGCGCTAATTTGACGTATCCGTCAGTTTCCGTTACGAGCGAGAGCGGGTGAGTGCGTGGGAGAACAGTGCGGCGCGCGGTTGCAGCAGCGGCTTCGGCGACTTCGGCTTTTGCCTCATCGAACACGTAGTGCGCGCGCCCGCGACTACGGCCGGCCACAGCAGGCACGGCGATTCCCTTTCCACACGTACGACGACCGTCGCACCACCGTTTGCCCTCTCATCTGTATGCCTTACGTACGCCCCCATCGTCACCAATTTTCCATGAGTGAGTTATTTATTGATTCCAAAAGGGGTGCTTGATAACGCGCGTCGCACGACATCGATCACGAGCGtcgacgcgacgcgagaaTCCGGCAAGAGTGATCCGGACCGTCGTCTCCTATTTGTTTTCCGACAACGAACGTGCATTGCGACCGAGCCGAGTTTTTTCCGGGCCGTTTCACCGCGCGTCATCGTTCGCACGCGGAAATTCGTGCCGAGACGGCGCCGATCCCGAAGCCGAACGAGCGAAGCGAATTTCGTTTGTTCGCGATCCGTCCGAGAGATATCGGCGAGCAAGAAGTCTACAAGTCGAATGTAAAATGGCAGGTCAAAAGATACTTATGCATACATGTATCGCGTACATGTATGTTTCGAAACGTGGGAACGGGATCGTGGAAACTGGATTAAATTATTCCCACGATGATTCATAAGAACAGGTATAAATGCACGCCTGTATATCTCTCTAACGTGCTCTTTAGCATTACGAAATTGCTGTCACAcatattgcaaaattgcaaTGTCTCCTTGTACGTacacgtgtgtatatatatgtatgatacATTGTATGAATAAGTCTTTTGTCTTGTTTGCGAACTTGTTTCAGCATTAATTTCATCTACGCCTGTGATATTGATAATTTCTGATATGTAAGTCACAAATTGAAGGCTTTTGGAAAGGTTTAAGAAACtggataataaatttgtattccTTAGGCTGTCTAGTATATCAGTTACACTAGTTATCCTTTACTGATTAATGACCGCTTCTGTTGAAAACAACCATAAAGATTCTTTTCATTAAGGGGGAACAGTCTTATCTCTCACTCATTGTTTGAATAGTGATAAAGAGGTAATTGAAAGAGAAGCTCGGTGGTAATTAgaagcaataattttataactcgAGCGTGCAACGCGTTTAATCCTCTTAGTTAGTTTTACATTCAATATAATGAAATGCCTGCTTATTTGCATTGCAGATATTAACGTTGTCTTCCCACAGCTGCTGGTAATGCAAATACCCTTCCTCGACCTGAAGTCTGTGAAATGGTGCTCGTCGTCCAGTTCCAATTTTAGCTGagaataatatagaaatgtgAGCAGTGACTGCTATTCACAAATGGCACAGAGCATTCACTTTTACATCATTTATGAATAAGTATGGAATGTAATCATTACTAGAGTAGTCTAATACacattaatacaatatttaagtCGTAAGATTGTGATAGTGCAAAATCGCGAAGCGACCTAATTAATCCGcatcattaatattgataaaataataagtattatttcactatgtaaatttgattatgATAGTTACAtcaattttggaaaaaaagtGTGATTATTGAAGGAAATGATTTAAATGTGATTAAAGAAACGAAATTGGTCCAGCTTGGTGGTAATGCGGGGATGTGGATCTGCTTCGACCCGATAGGAAGCCGAGTAGGCTTGGGTACCTCCGTCTCATTCATCGCGCTTCTGTACTGGAGCTCCATCACCATCGATGTCAGTCTAGCGAATGCGGCGGCGTCCAATGTCCCCCATAGTACCGTCACGTCGGAGGTATCGTCGGTACCGACACCAGCGTCGGCACACCACGAGAACGACGAATGCAGGAATGTGACCACTGACAATAGAGAGGGTACATTTGACAAATCCTCGCATTTGAAAACTCGCGCGAACCGAAGGATGATGATTTTCTCAAGTCGTGACGACCGTACGCCATTCGATCGCCCGAAATGTGTTGCTCTCGTGTCTGTGTAGGTACTGGACTGTCAGTGGTCAGCCATGGATCCGGTTATCCTCATTCGCCGATAGTGCCTCCAACCTTTCTGTACGGAGCTCTTACCTGCCAACCCTATCAAGGAATTTACGTGAACCACATCTACTTTCAACTCGCAAATGCCTTCTTCCTATTGTCACACCTTGCACCGAGCGGCATACATGGTGTACTCTATTTAAGGTGCACTCTACTCGTGGGCTGTGCCTTTCTTGCTTTGTGGGGCTGGACAATAGCTTGCTGGCTGGACGCTGCTCTCTGGAATGCTCTCTTTGTTGCCATCAACTTCGTCCATGTATGCACGCTTCTTTACAAGCTCAGGCCTATCAAGTTTACAAGGGAAATCGAAGAGGTAAGAGATCGAAGATCAAGTAGAAGACAATGATTTCAGGGAGTAATATCTTAACATCCTTTCAAGATTCTATTATTCCTACATCTTCAAAAGTAATCAtgcataattttcttaataatctAGTTTACTTGTTTCATATATATTGAACAATTCGATAGCAGAGAAACATACTTATAGTTCTCATAAAGTAATCTATTGCAAATTgcatgtttatttattttttatttgtatagatatagagtatataaattgttattgataatattatatatcgataattattaatataatttacaaactTTATAGAGAAAAAAGTCAAATCTCATTGAAATGCGATATAAATGTGTGTCGTTAATctagtttatttaaaatatggaatttgttttataaatttttatttatctatatatttcgCAGAATTACTGTCTCGTATACCTTACGAATGGatatatattagaaatttgAGAAGTGTGTGTAGTATAGTTAGCAATACGACGATCTCTTTGTAATTTGCTTTTTGTTTGGCTGCAGCGTTTGTATCATACACAAAggtttcttatttatttatttttgcactattattacaaatatgtcTTATCAGTGATATATTCATTTGGtttttatcgaaatcgagtggtGTGTTATGAGATTTAGTGGCTGAGATCAACTGCTATCTATTCTATCTTGGACGTAGCGAAATCTATCCTTAAATATTAGCAAGTAATTAGTGATACATATCGTATAACAATATAGCCCAACAATGCAGATGAAGTTCTGTTCAAAGCCCTTGATGTATTGATTTATCCTCATATTCAAAGTAGCTAGCTaagaaatttgttttatcgCCATCTCCTTTTATTTAGGTATACGTTGCAGTATTCCAGCCATTGCGGGTGTCCCGTCATCAATTCAGAAGAGTATTAAATTGCATGAAGGTCATTCGTCAGTTAAAATATCAAGAAGTTTATGCACAAGAAAAAGTGACCAAAGTCGATTCATTATCGTTGGTGCTGTCAGGAAAGTAAGAATGCACCTTATTGAAGTTTTTTCGGGATATATTCATCGTTACAAAAGttctatatatttgttttatgtatatagattgcataaatatatattagtattttatacatagtacttttattcttttcaggCTAGTTGTCTCACAAAATGGGAGAGCATTGCATATTGTCTTCCCACATCAGTTCCTGGATTCCCCGGAATGGTTTGGCGTCTCGACAGACGAGTACTTCCAGGTAAAAATCTTTATCAAATGCGTTGTATATCTTTATCATCGATTTCTTATATCGGCGATTCTTTTATCAGGCTTATCAAGAGTAATTCCAATAAGCGAATTCACAATACATACGTACAAACAAGTACACGTGCACacttcaaattatattttttctttaggTATCAATAACAGCTATGGAAGAGTCAAGGATATTATTATGGCATAGGGACAAACTAAAATTAAGCATAATTAGCGATCAATTCCTGCAGGCAGTGTTTGATCACATTCTCGGCAGAGACgtagttaaaaaattgatgcaGGTACAATGTTTGTGTACATATTGCTCGTTAAGTTAAAGTCCAAGTCTCAAGTCCAGCAAAGAAGTTGATTGAATGCGCTTCGCTACATGTTTTTGCAGGTGAGCGAAACGATGGCTGCGAGCAGTCATCATCAACAGAATGGACAGATAATTGGTCTAGGTGGAATTGGAGCCTTAGAAAACGACGCTGATACGAAACTTTTTGTTGTAAAAAAGACTGGTGACAGTCAAGGCATTACTGCTCTCATCAGTCGTCAACTTCAAGGTATGTATTTGTGCTGCATTTATGATTCCTATTCTACTTAATATCCAGGAATTTAGCCGAAAATGtgtatcataaaattttatctctttccttcttgTATTACTTTGAATTACGTTTATCACAGTATCTTTTAACATATTGTAGTACacactatattttttttcttaaaagaaGAAACTGTACCCTCTGTATaacgtttcattattttattattttttttatcagcaATCTCTAATTAGCAAAATGCACATTTTTCCCGAACTCAGGCATGTGCATGTCCCGCGTGtggttttttaatttttacaatttaattaacttgtaATATTCCTTTTAATTCTCAACACGATCTCTGCAagtatgattttatttatgatatgcacatatacgtatttttagtttttgttATGCTATTGAAAGTTTTGCACCAATATATCAAAATGAATCACTGCATTTCAAGAAAGTTAACTAAAAGAGTTGTGACTGATATCTTACAGAATATActattaattcataatatgtttttacaacatatcatgatattttccatttcaaaGTAATACAACCTTtgtcgtttttttatttttattttttgattgcGTCAGGAAGTAGCGATAAAAATGTGTtataaatcttatatttatttatgtgcacccctttttttataattttgcatcGACGTCGATTTCGTTTCGGAAATAGAAGAGAGAATGCCGCTGCTGTACACGAATCAAGAAGTGCTGAACAATACTTTACACCATACGAATCGCCCACGTGTACCATCCTGTACATTTTCCCCACACCCTATGTCGTGCAACGTTCAGACTTCGCTGTAAAATTCTTGCCTGCCGATTGTGCAATGCTCTAGCACAAAATCCGTATGTGGTGTACATGTTATGTTCCTGCAATGGATGCGTATACATTACACAAATGTCACAGAATCGTTCACTGTTTTTTTCTGGGTATTATATCGAGGTGAGTTCCGTATGgtttcgaaaatttttatcgcacATAATTGAAGTATACGAAAAGTAGCATTTAGAAGTGGGATGTATAGAGTATAATAGTTTTAGAACAGCATGTTTTATATCGAAAATTCATAAGTAGTGTATAATCcaaagataaatttatgtttcatttatatttatagatatttagATTCTTGCATGTCTTTCTTTGGAATTCCTTTAATTTCACGGCTGagtagaatatttttatagagaCACGTTTCCACTTACGTGCAAGATATTgatttaaaagatatatgtCATGCGAACTTTATAACTTGTGTATAGTCAGTAGGTACGACTGTAATAGAGCACACGTGTAAATCgtgatacaatttatttaaaactctgatttttatattacagtaAGATATTGTCttagttatttaaaatactACTGCGTTAATTTACAGCGGCAGGGGATCCAAATGCttggagattgggaagaaTCGAAGAGACTGATCACGAAACACCCGTTTAATGGAATGATTGTTGTAAATCGATGTCATCCTCGGGAGTCAATATAAATGCAACACCGGTGTTTTTACATAACGCGATTATACGGGGCAAGCTGATATTCATTGTGACTAAAAAAACCATGGCACGTTGAAAGTGTGCGCGGAACAATTGAACATCCACTTGCCAAGTAATAATTTTCCCAATGACTAGTCAACTGTATGCGATAATAAGATGAAATTCCATCATTTTGTAGCATATAATGAATTCCATTCTAGTTTATAAAGTATAAGTAACAATCATTTATGCTTCCATCGTACTGTTGAATATGCTTGCGCATGTTGAATTTAAGAACTGGCTATTTATGATTTActttgataaaaaagaaaagaaaaaaaatcggtATGTTCCATGATGAATGAATAATGGATCAAGACTTTACAAGTATACAAGGTATAATGAAATGAGGGTGACACGTTCGCAGCGGCGTAACTTCTGTCAATGCGAGGTCTGTGATGTGATGATGAGGGACTTTGATAGAAATCAGGGAGGCCTAAAGAAGCTGATTCTTTCCCATACCCAGAAATAGTGCCTTTTTACTTACACTTCCTTTAATGTTTCCATGGTGAAAATATGTACAGTACTATGATATGCGCCATATgacttatatatacatatatacacatatatttatcCAATGTATTCTAGTAGAGTTCTCCTAATATCGCTGTATTACGTGTTTGAAGGTCCATGTTGTGATACTGTTAAGCAACCGGTGTTCACCAAGTCAAAGAGGCACGCGAAGTTACGCCATTATTAAAAACAGACGCATTGGATGTCATAAAAGCGCGATGTAAAGAATACTGTTGCGAAACTCATATCGCTACATTGCTGCTAAGTACGTCGAATTGCGTGTACGACTTTCGATACTTAACACGATGAAAAGATGATTATACAAGTTGCTACAATGATATTGTGATTACGATCGTGGTGCGTTTATTGAAAATGTCAcgttaattgttttattattattattattattattattattgttctgTTTTGTTTGCGAACGGTGCGCATGCTAacgattattttgtataattaaataagtgaaagtaaatattttaagacaTTATATAAAGCAAATCGAAGgtaattaatcgaaaaaaaGGTCAATAACTTCTCTCGATTATGATCGAGAAGATCGAAGAATAGTAGTTGAAATAATGGAGCTTAATGCAGAAGTCGCAGGTTTcacgattaaaatatctcattgATTAAATTGTCGCAGGTATAATCCCTTTGGAAAGAACTTTGTtcaattttcagaaatatcgCATTGAAGATTATATAGAGAATCGTTGCTATATCGATATCATATTCACTTAAGGTTGTAATACATACTTTAAGGaaactttttatatgtaaaatcatCATTCTGAGCATACGTGTCTGTGCATTCTATTTCGGGTTTCGCCGATAGTTTTACATAATTGTTTTCTGTtacgacacacacacacacacgtatgtGTCGCACGTCCAGAACAATTTTTACGTACTGGGAATATCATTTTACGTAAGCAAAGTACCGAAACGTAGGAATCCCTTTTGATATGTATAAGCAACGGAATGCAGGACCATAAGATTTAAAACACCTTTTGCATACACGCGATCCGTACGTAAAGAAATAAGTGTATTATTACTCTTCATGAATGTGAATTATATGTTACTGAATCTTTGTTGTTTACCATCTCTTAttgttgttataattatttttgtacgtGAGATTGTttgtagtatatatatatacacacatatatgtagtTAGGGATAAAATGAGTGGCTGATGAGATGGAGGTAATTTAAATCACATTGGATACAATAAGAATGAGTATAAAGT
This region includes:
- the LOC105279558 gene encoding transducin beta-like protein 3; the encoded protein is MSRVNLKEAFEVESKHGAFYTGGDIQWSADGEYLFCQRNNTVSVLSLSKGSVISSLGEVDSNVETDTINCFTLIDDDNIISHHKSGLFKSWDWKANKLTKLWKSIHKGPVVQIVHSGNLLASGGSDGSIRLWNLQHHACTHNLKGVQGVISTLKFHPDTEKKLIFGAGDDTKIHGWDTVTGQEKVTLSGHFSKVTSLNFHENGNYLISSGRDRVLILWDIPSGTSVRVLPVYEGIEGAFMISVNNLPAFVNVRKKDGVYVASAGEKGTVKIWEMKTGRQIYEQDNSLVPPAKEEGSLSITYLLYNSTHNAFAVVSVDHNIIIYSLELFECRKQLVGYSDEILDVAYLGANDSHIALATNSCDIKLYEIATMNCQLLCGHTDSVLALATSPANVNLLVSSSKDNSVRVWLLDKKTSGMSCIGHAVRHTAPISSVAISQMSTKFFATVAQDSCLKLWELSDDLESCDQKLPLNSTHVTAAHEQEINCVTISPRDNFIATASQDKTAMLWRADNLQLHGTLRGHRRGVWCVRFSPVDQVLLTTSADCTLRLWSVTELNCLKTFEGHESSVLRGEFLSGGMQLITSGGDGLLKLWNIKTSECMSTLDQHESHVWALAVTKDQQHIISGGSDSLLIIWKDVTEERKARITLEKEQLALEEQKLANLLKADELQAALRLALKLERPLQVLKIVEAILKRGNDNFVEIIKELKPVRKEALLRCAVTWNMNSRNSHIAQIVINSLITEIGTQELQMSGLSSTLEAMLPYTDRHFKRLTKLLQDLHLLTYTINRMKPDIVSIGTK
- the LOC105279560 gene encoding blood vessel epicardial substance, producing the protein MWICFDPIGSRVGLGTSVSFIALLYWSSITIDVSLANAAASNVPHSTVTSEVSSVPTPASAHHENDECRNVTTDNREGTGLSVVSHGSGYPHSPIVPPTFLYGALTCQPYQGIYVNHIYFQLANAFFLLSHLAPSGIHGVLYLRCTLLVGCAFLALWGWTIACWLDAALWNALFVAINFVHVCTLLYKLRPIKFTREIEEVYVAVFQPLRVSRHQFRRVLNCMKVIRQLKYQEVYAQEKVTKVDSLSLVLSGKLVVSQNGRALHIVFPHQFLDSPEWFGVSTDEYFQVSITAMEESRILLWHRDKLKLSIISDQFLQAVFDHILGRDVVKKLMQVSETMAASSHHQQNGQIIGLGGIGALENDADTKLFVVKKTGDSQGITALISRQLQAAGDPNAWRLGRIEETDHETPV